The sequence GGGGTGTGCCTTCGCCGGCAGGGTGGTCGCGAAGAGGGTGCGCAGATCGTCGAAGGCCCGGGAGAGGTGAGCGTCCAAGCTCTGTGAGGGGTCGTCGATCCAGGCTTGGGCTGCTTGATGAAAGGCGGCCCACCCGGTCTGAGCAGCCAGGCCGGCCAGCCGGTCGGCGACGTCCCGCTGCCGCAGCGCCTCCGCCACGGCTTCGGTCAGCGACGCGGCCTTGGTCAAATCGCGTTCGCGGAGCGCTGGTGTCCTGGCGATGACTTCTCGTCGTGGTGCGGAGAACGGGAGGTTCTCCTCAAGGGTCCGCCCGGCCTTCCGGAAGGCGCCAAGCAGGATGTCGAGCGGCTGCAAGCCATCGGGCGCCTCGGCCACCGCCTGTATCAGCGCGGCGCGCAGGGCGCCTTCGCCATCGAACAGCACCTCGCGCTTGTCCGGGAAGTGCCGGAAGAACGTGCGCTCGTTGACGCCGGCCCGGGCAGCGATCTCGGCCGTGGTGGTCTGATCGAACCCGCGCTCCCGGTATAGCTCCAGGGCCGCCTGCTGAAGGCGGCGGCGCGCTTCTGCTCCGCTCCGTGGCACCCCCCGAGGTTACCGCACATGTCAGTGACCGACACCACTTGACGCCAGTTACTGGCGCTACGTAGCGTCAGTCACTGGCGTCAAGTAACGCCAGTG is a genomic window of Streptomyces sp. Edi2 containing:
- a CDS encoding TetR family transcriptional regulator; the protein is MPRSGAEARRRLQQAALELYRERGFDQTTTAEIAARAGVNERTFFRHFPDKREVLFDGEGALRAALIQAVAEAPDGLQPLDILLGAFRKAGRTLEENLPFSAPRREVIARTPALRERDLTKAASLTEAVAEALRQRDVADRLAGLAAQTGWAAFHQAAQAWIDDPSQSLDAHLSRAFDDLRTLFATTLPAKAHPES